Proteins from a genomic interval of Capsicum annuum cultivar UCD-10X-F1 chromosome 4, UCD10Xv1.1, whole genome shotgun sequence:
- the LOC107866843 gene encoding RNA pseudouridine synthase 2, chloroplastic isoform X1, with amino-acid sequence MQALNTSSFSLLPQNPKPFSLSTFSTFICRAFSKFPGDSNSDDSPDEITGRRCNYSGVKLEETVDGNTGKLRLDCWISSRIDGVSRARVQSSIRSGLVSVNGRVTDKVSHKVKAGDKVNCTIADLKPLRAEPEDIPLDIVYEDEHVLVVNKPAHMVVHPAPGNATGTLVSGILHHCSLPTCSFLGEEVLSDVEDASDDELNVSPYDSSVMCEPSVRPGIVHRLDKGTSGLLVVAKNEHSLVDLAEQFKKHTIKRVYVSITCGVPTSVSGRVDIPIGRDSNNRIRMAAIPGSPKSGKSRHAVSRYKVIEELAGGGSALVEWRLETGRTHQIRAHAKYLGIPLMGDEVYGGTKNMALSLLQPKTPPRFHGKLSQLVSRIERPCLHALTLGFRHPFTGENIHFTRLPPPDFAEILSELRAINTEKVTHPKYY; translated from the exons ATGCAGGCACTCAACACGTCATCTTTCTCTTTACTCCCGCAAAACCCTAAACCATTTTCCCTTTCTACATTTTCAACCTTCATTTGCAGAGCATTTTCCAAATTCCCCGGAGACTCAAACTCCGACGACTCACCGGACGAAATTACCGGCCGGAGGTGCAATTACTCCGGCGTAAAGCTAGAAGAAACAGTAGATGGAAATACTGGAAAGCTGAGATTAGATTGTTGGATCAGTTCCCGTATTGACGGCGTTAGTAGAGCTCGTGTTCAGTCAAGTATTCGCTCTGGCCTTGTCTCCGTTAATGGACGTGTTACTGATAAG GTGTCACATAAGGTTAAAGCTGGGGATAAGGTTAATTGTACAATAGCTGATTTGAAGCCTTTAAGAGCTGAACCAGAGGATATACCCTTGGATATAGTGTATGAAGATGAGCATGTGCTTGTCGTTAACAAGCCTGCTCACATG GTAGTTCATCCTGCACCAGGAAATGCTACTGGGACGCTTGTAAGCGGAATTCTTCACCACTGCAGTCTTCCCACTTGTTCATTCTTGGGCGAGGAAGTGCTTTCTGATGTGGAGGATGCTTCTGATGATGAGTTGAACGTATCTCCTTACGACTCTTCTGTTATGTGTGAGCCATCTGTTCGGCCAGGAATTGTGCATAGGTTAGACAAAGGAACAAGTGGATTGCTTGTTGTAGCGAAG AACGAACATTCTCTTGTCGATCTAGCTGAGCAGTTTAAGAAACATACCATAAAGCGAGTCTATGTCAGCATTACTTGTGGGGTACCAACCTCAGTTTCAGGACGCGTTGATATTCCAATTGGCCGTGATTCTAATAACAGAATCCGTATGGCTGCTATCCCTGGATCACCTAAAAGTGGAAAAAGCCGTCATGCTGTTAGTAG GTACAAAGTAATCGAAGAACTTGCTGGGGGTGGCTCCGCATTGGTTGAATGGAGGCTAGAAACTGGCCGTACTCATCAG ATACGTGCTCATGCAAAGTACCTAGGTATACCTCTGATGGGTGATGAAGTGTATGGAGGTACAAAGAACATGGCCCTTTCGCTTCTTCAGCCTAAAACGCCACCAAGGTTTCATGGGAAGCTTTCACAATTGGTTTCTCGAATTGAAAGACCTTGTCTCCATGCTTTAACCCTTGG ATTTAGGCATCCATTCACAGGCGAGAATATACACTTTACGCGGTTGCCGCCTCCTGATTTTGCTGAGATTTTAAGCGAGCTACGTGCCATTAACACTGAGAAGGTTACTCATCCAAAGTACTACTAA
- the LOC107866843 gene encoding RNA pseudouridine synthase 2, chloroplastic isoform X2 — translation MQALNTSSFSLLPQNPKPFSLSTFSTFICRAFSKFPGDSNSDDSPDEITGRRCNYSGVKLEETVDGNTGKLRLDCWISSRIDGVSRARVQSSIRSGLVSVNGRVTDKVSHKVKAGDKVNCTIADLKPLRAEPEDIPLDIVYEDEHVLVVNKPAHMVVHPAPGNATGTLVSGILHHCSLPTCSFLGEEVLSDVEDASDDELNVSPYDSSVMCEPSVRPGIVHRLDKGTSGLLVVAKNEHSLVDLAEQFKKHTIKRVYVSITCGVPTSVSGRVDIPIGRDSNNRIRMAAIPGSPKSGKSRHAVSRYKVIEELAGGGSALVEWRLETGRTHQIRAHAKYLGIPLMGDEVYGGTKNMALSLLQPKTPPRFHGKLSQLVSRIERPCLHALTLGFRHPFTGENIHFTRLPPPDFAEILSELRAINTEKVL, via the exons ATGCAGGCACTCAACACGTCATCTTTCTCTTTACTCCCGCAAAACCCTAAACCATTTTCCCTTTCTACATTTTCAACCTTCATTTGCAGAGCATTTTCCAAATTCCCCGGAGACTCAAACTCCGACGACTCACCGGACGAAATTACCGGCCGGAGGTGCAATTACTCCGGCGTAAAGCTAGAAGAAACAGTAGATGGAAATACTGGAAAGCTGAGATTAGATTGTTGGATCAGTTCCCGTATTGACGGCGTTAGTAGAGCTCGTGTTCAGTCAAGTATTCGCTCTGGCCTTGTCTCCGTTAATGGACGTGTTACTGATAAG GTGTCACATAAGGTTAAAGCTGGGGATAAGGTTAATTGTACAATAGCTGATTTGAAGCCTTTAAGAGCTGAACCAGAGGATATACCCTTGGATATAGTGTATGAAGATGAGCATGTGCTTGTCGTTAACAAGCCTGCTCACATG GTAGTTCATCCTGCACCAGGAAATGCTACTGGGACGCTTGTAAGCGGAATTCTTCACCACTGCAGTCTTCCCACTTGTTCATTCTTGGGCGAGGAAGTGCTTTCTGATGTGGAGGATGCTTCTGATGATGAGTTGAACGTATCTCCTTACGACTCTTCTGTTATGTGTGAGCCATCTGTTCGGCCAGGAATTGTGCATAGGTTAGACAAAGGAACAAGTGGATTGCTTGTTGTAGCGAAG AACGAACATTCTCTTGTCGATCTAGCTGAGCAGTTTAAGAAACATACCATAAAGCGAGTCTATGTCAGCATTACTTGTGGGGTACCAACCTCAGTTTCAGGACGCGTTGATATTCCAATTGGCCGTGATTCTAATAACAGAATCCGTATGGCTGCTATCCCTGGATCACCTAAAAGTGGAAAAAGCCGTCATGCTGTTAGTAG GTACAAAGTAATCGAAGAACTTGCTGGGGGTGGCTCCGCATTGGTTGAATGGAGGCTAGAAACTGGCCGTACTCATCAG ATACGTGCTCATGCAAAGTACCTAGGTATACCTCTGATGGGTGATGAAGTGTATGGAGGTACAAAGAACATGGCCCTTTCGCTTCTTCAGCCTAAAACGCCACCAAGGTTTCATGGGAAGCTTTCACAATTGGTTTCTCGAATTGAAAGACCTTGTCTCCATGCTTTAACCCTTGG ATTTAGGCATCCATTCACAGGCGAGAATATACACTTTACGCGGTTGCCGCCTCCTGATTTTGCTGAGATTTTAAGCGAGCTACGTGCCATTAACACTGAGAAG GTATTGTGA
- the LOC107866844 gene encoding probable prolyl 4-hydroxylase 3: MAKVRLNRHQGKRSSTVVLVLSMLLMLTVVLLMLLALGIFNLPVGSDDEPSSSTYDHIKLKRLNLNVGEGDGLGKRGEQWTEILSWEPRAFVYHNFLSKEECEYLINQAKPHMKKSTVVDSTTGQSKDSRVRTSSGMFLRRGRDRVIRNIEKRIADYTFIPVEHGEGLQVLHYEAGQKYEPHFDYFLDDFNTKNGGQRIATVLMYLSDVEEGGETIFPAAKGNFSSRPGWNELSECAKRGLSVKPKMGDALLFWSMRPDATLDPSSLHGGCPVIKGHKWSSTKWMHVGEYKN, encoded by the exons ATGGCGAAAGTCAGATTAAATCGGCATCAAGGGAAGAGATCATCGACAGTAGTTTTAGTACTTTCAATGCTTTTAATGCTAACAGTTGTGCTATTAATGCTTCTGGCTCTCGGCATTTTTAATCTTCCAGTTGGTTCCGATGATGAACCGTCTTCGTCTACTTACGATCACATCAAGTTGAAGCGGTTGAACTTGAACGT AGGGGAAGGTGACGGATTGGGGAAAAGAGGTGAACAGTGGACGGAGATCTTATCTTGGGAGCCTCGTGCATTTGTTTACCATAATTTCTTG TCCAAGGAAGAATGTGAATACTTGATAAATCAAGCCAAACCTCATATGAAGAAGTCAACAGTTGTTGATAGCACAACCGGTCAGAGTAAGGATAGCAG GGTTCGTACAAGTTCAGGAATGTTTTTGAGGAGGGGACGAGATAGAGTTATCAGAAATATTGAGAAGAGGATAGCAGATTATACATTCATTCCTGTAG AACATGGAGAAGGTCTACAAGTTTTACATTATGAAGCTGGACAGAAGTATGAGCCTCATTTTGACTACTTTCTTGATGACTTCAACACCAAAAATGGGGGCCAACGCATAGCTACTGTTCTCATGTATCT ATCAGACGTTGAAGAAGGGGGTGAGACTATTTTCCCAGCAGCAAAGGGAAACTTCAGCTCTAGACCTGGGTGGAATGAGTTGTCAGAATGTGCTAAAAGGGGCCTCTCTGTCAAGCCAAAGATGGGGGATGCTTTACTTTTCTGGAGCATGCGGCCTGATGCTACATTGGATCCATCAAGTTTGCATG GTGGCTGCCCTGTGATTAAAGGGCACAAATGGTCGTCTACCAAGTGGATGCATGTTGGTGAATACAAGAACTGA
- the LOC107866842 gene encoding uncharacterized protein LOC107866842, giving the protein MTANIQKFRTLSTAVNHSFESRWLLHRYRLLHHGPDTMEELLDRHVVKREKSLDDEKNELLNRQKLTSSRREALSLYRDVIRATRFFMWANSQGNLWRDVLRENVRKEFEEARFERDPEVITRLLIGGRDALQAALDKLVEKQKQEIEKQRGNSNTP; this is encoded by the coding sequence ATGACTGCTAATATCCAAAAGTTCCGAACTCTTTCAACTGCTGTGAATCATAGTTTCGAGTCAAGATGGCTCTTGCATCGCTATCGCCTCCTGCACCATGGTCCAGACACTATGGAGGAACTATTGGATAGACACGTGGTTAAAAGGGAGAAGAGTCTTGATGATGAGAAGAATGAGCTCCTAAATAGACAGAAACTCACTAGCAGTCGCCGCGAGGCTCTAAGTCTCTACCGAGATGTCATCCGCGCTACCCGGTTCTTCATGTGGGCCAACTCTCAAGGCAACCTCTGGCGGGACGTTCTCAGAGAAAATGTGCGAAAGGAGTTCGAGGAGGCACGATTTGAGAGAGATCCAGAAGTCATTACCAGGTTGCTTATTGGAGGCCGGGATGCCCTGCAAGCTGCTTTGGATAAACTTGTTGAGAAACAAAAGCAAGAAATCGAAAAGCAACGTGGCAATTCAAATACTCCTTGA